In Haloarcula halophila, the genomic window AAACGATCTCCCCGCAGCCGCTGTGTGCGCCGGCTCGGGCGTCGATCCAGACGGGTCAGTACGCCACCGACCACGGGGTCTGGAAGAACGGAATCGAACTACCCGACGCGGCCCACCTACTCGGGAGACAGTTCGCCGAAGCGGGGTACGACACAGGCTATATCGGTAAGTGGCACCTCGCCACGACTGGGACCGACCCGGTCCCGCCTGACGCACAGGCGGGCTACGACTACTGGCGGGCGGCCGACATCCTGGAGTTTACCTCCCACCCGGAGGAAGGGTACGTCTACAATGACAACGGGGAGCGCGTCGACTTCGACGGGTACCGCGTCGACGCGATGACCGAGCACGCACGGATGTTCCTAGAACGTGACCGGGACCGACCGTTCTTCTGCGTTCTCTCCTATCTGGAACCACACCACCAGAACGACATGGAGGCCTACGTCGCCCCGGAGGGATACGCCGACCGCTACGCCAATCCCTGGGTGCCCCCCGACCTGGAGGGGGTCCCAGGCGACTGGTACGAGTCGTTGCCGGACTACTACGGCATCTGTCGGCGCATCGACGAGTGTGTGGGTGACCTGCTGGAGACGTTAGCCGGGCAGGGGGTTCGCGACGACACCATCGTCGTCTTCACCGCCGACCATGGCTCGCATTTCCGGACCCGGAACGAGGAGTACAAGCGCAGTTGTCACGAGGGGTCTGTCAGGGTCCCGCTGGTCGCGACGGGTCCGGGCTTCGCGGACTGCGGCCGCGTCTCGGAGCTGACGAGTCTGCTCGACCTCCCGCCGACGCTGCTGGACGCGGCCGGCATCGACCCGCCCGAGGAGATGGCCGGCCGGAGCCTGCTATCGCTGCTCGACGACGTGCCCGATGACTGGCGCGACGAGGTGTTCATACAGATCAGCGAGTCCGCGCTCGGGCGTGCGCTGCGGACGGATCGCTGGACCTACGGCGTTTACGATCCGGACGCAGCGGGGACCAACAGTCCCGCCAGCGAAAGGTACCGGGAGCGATACCTCTACGACCTGCGGGCCGACCCCTATCAGCGGGTGAACCTGGTAGGTCACGACGACTACGCGGCGGTCGCGGACGAACTTCGAGAGCGGCTGGCCGACAGTATCGCAACCGTTGAGGGGGACCGACCGACTATCGAACCAGCTACGCATCAGCACTTCTGAGCGGAGTTGGTGTCCCTCTCGGCGGCGCGCTCGTCGCGGGCCCGAACTGCTCGTGTCGGTGTCGTCCCGGCCGAGCGGCATCCTGCGTTTCTGTCCGACCGTCGGCACCGCGCTCAGTCGGGCAAGTCCGTGGCGGCCACCCCGAGTTCGGTCGCGTCGCCCCGACCGACAAGGTAGTCGTACCCGCCGAGGGGGGTCCGCCCGACGACCGGGTCACCCGACAGCCTGTCGACCCGGACTCGGTCAGATGTGAAGTTCGTCACGAAACAGTGGTCGCCGCGCTGGGCCACCCGGACGCCGTCCGGCAACGGTTCGTCTCGGTGTGGGACGCCCGCCCTCGACAGCAGGTCCGTACAGACGGTGTCGGCCAGCCGCCGCTCGGGCCAGACGCCCACGTAAGTCACTGCTCCCTCACCGACCTCGTGGATGGTGATGGCAGCCGAACCGGACCCGGCGCCGTCGGGGTAGGTTCCGACGATCCTGGCTCCTTCGCTTTCGAGCCACTCGCCCCACGTCCGGTAGTCGTAGGACTCACCGCGGTAGTGGACCGTCGTGTCGACGGTATCGGGGATTGTCTCATGTTCCGTGACGGTCGCGCCGACAAGCGACCGGAGCGGACCCGGACGCGGGGTCTCGTGGACCCGGTTGTGCGGGGTCTTGAATCCGGCGCGGACTGTGAGCAGGAGGGTCCCGCCGTCCCGAACATACGACTCCAAGTGGTCGGCTCTCCCGTCGCTGACGAGGTACAGGGTTGGGGCGACAGCGGCGTCGTATCCGTCAAGGGAGTCCGCCGGGTGGCGGATGTCCACCGTGACCCCACGCGCCTGAAGGGCGTCGAAATACGTCCGCAAGTGCGTCCAGTAGTGGAAGTCCGGCGCGTGGGGCTGTTCCCGGAGCGCCCAGGCGTTCTCGTAATCATGGAGTACTGCGACGCTCGCTTCAGGCTGCGGGAGCGAGGGGAGCGCACGTATGTCGTCGGCGGCCACGGTGGCGTCGTCGTACCCGCGGTCAGGCTGGCCGGCGTGGTTCAGCAGGCCGCTGTGGTACTGCTCTTGTCCCTGTGAACAGGCACGCCACCGGAAATAGACGACCGTGTCGGCTCCGTGACCGGTCGCGTGCAGTGCCCAGAGGGACATCGCACCCTCACCGGGCTGGGGGTTCGTTGGCGACCAGTTGATGTCGCCGGGCTGTTGTTCCATCACCCAGAACGGCTCCGTAGTGGCCCCGCGACAGAGGGCGTGGTTCAGGGCGAGTTCGTCGGGGTCGCCGGCCCGGAGTTCGTCGACCGTCGCAGGCTCGTCTTCGCGGGTCTGGACGAACCCGGTCGGGTAGGAGTCCCAAGATAGGAAGTCCACAGTCTCGCCCAGCGCATGGAGGTCTAGTTCCTCGAACTGCCCCATCGTGTTGTGGGTCAACGTCCAGCCGTCGTTGGCCTCGCGGAGGAGGGCCGCCTGCAACGCGTTGTACTTGACGACGCTCCGACTGGCAAAGCGGGCGTAGTCGAGCAACAGCGAAGGGTGGTGGGCCGACGGCGTCGGTCGCGGGGGTTCGACGGCGTCAATGCTGTCGTACTGCTGGCTCCAGAACGCAGTCCCCCACGCCTCGTTGAGTGTCGCCGCGTCGTCGTAGTGCTCCCGGAGGAACGTCCGGAAGGCCTCGGCACACTCGTCGCAGTAACAGCGGACCGTCCCGTGACAGCCGTACTCGTTGTCGATCTGCCAGCCTACGACGACGTCACGGTTGGCGTACCGCTCGGCCAGACGGCTGACGACGCGCTCCGTCTCAGCGCGGTAGGCCGTGCTGTTGAAACAGTACTCCCGCCGGCTGCCGTACCCCTCGACTGTGCCGTCCTCGGCCACCCGTCTGACGGACGGCCGCTCGTCGACGAGCCACTTCGGT contains:
- a CDS encoding sulfatase-like hydrolase/transferase; this translates as MSDDSPPNVLVVLTDQQRWDTVGAYGNPMELTPTVDAMADEGTLFEQTISPQPLCAPARASIQTGQYATDHGVWKNGIELPDAAHLLGRQFAEAGYDTGYIGKWHLATTGTDPVPPDAQAGYDYWRAADILEFTSHPEEGYVYNDNGERVDFDGYRVDAMTEHARMFLERDRDRPFFCVLSYLEPHHQNDMEAYVAPEGYADRYANPWVPPDLEGVPGDWYESLPDYYGICRRIDECVGDLLETLAGQGVRDDTIVVFTADHGSHFRTRNEEYKRSCHEGSVRVPLVATGPGFADCGRVSELTSLLDLPPTLLDAAGIDPPEEMAGRSLLSLLDDVPDDWRDEVFIQISESALGRALRTDRWTYGVYDPDAAGTNSPASERYRERYLYDLRADPYQRVNLVGHDDYAAVADELRERLADSIATVEGDRPTIEPATHQHF
- a CDS encoding beta-galactosidase yields the protein MTVGVCYFPEHWDESTWEGAVERMAEAGIETVRLGEFAWGRLEPAREEFDFAWLDTVLDLLADHDREALLCTPTATPPKWLVDERPSVRRVAEDGTVEGYGSRREYCFNSTAYRAETERVVSRLAERYANRDVVVGWQIDNEYGCHGTVRCYCDECAEAFRTFLREHYDDAATLNEAWGTAFWSQQYDSIDAVEPPRPTPSAHHPSLLLDYARFASRSVVKYNALQAALLREANDGWTLTHNTMGQFEELDLHALGETVDFLSWDSYPTGFVQTREDEPATVDELRAGDPDELALNHALCRGATTEPFWVMEQQPGDINWSPTNPQPGEGAMSLWALHATGHGADTVVYFRWRACSQGQEQYHSGLLNHAGQPDRGYDDATVAADDIRALPSLPQPEASVAVLHDYENAWALREQPHAPDFHYWTHLRTYFDALQARGVTVDIRHPADSLDGYDAAVAPTLYLVSDGRADHLESYVRDGGTLLLTVRAGFKTPHNRVHETPRPGPLRSLVGATVTEHETIPDTVDTTVHYRGESYDYRTWGEWLESEGARIVGTYPDGAGSGSAAITIHEVGEGAVTYVGVWPERRLADTVCTDLLSRAGVPHRDEPLPDGVRVAQRGDHCFVTNFTSDRVRVDRLSGDPVVGRTPLGGYDYLVGRGDATELGVAATDLPD